In Micromonospora ferruginea, the sequence GACGCGCGGGCATGTTATCGCTCACAGTCGATGGCAGGGCATCCGCAGCACAGGCTCTCCGGGCGAGCCGCGCTGGTCGCATCACCACCGCTGCAACCCGGAAGAGGAATCCTGTATGAGACCCACCAGAGCCTTGCTGTCCACCGGCCTGCTGGCCGGGGCGCTCGCCGCCGGCATGGCGGTGGCGCTGGCGCCCACCGCCAGCGCCGGCACCACGCTCCGCGCCTCGGCGGCCGAGAAGGGCCGCTACTTCGGCGCGGCGGTCGCCACCGGCAAGCTGTCCGACAACACGTACGTCACGGTGCTCAACCGCGAGTTCAACTCCGTGGTGCCCGAGAACGAGATGAAGTGGGACGCCACCGAGCCCCAGCAGGGGCGGTTCAACTACACCGGCGGTGACCGGCTGGTCAGCCACGCCCGGGCCAACGGGATGAGCGTGCGCGGCCACACCCTGCTCTGGCACGCGCAGCAGCCGAGCTGGGCGCAGGGCCTGTCCGGCACCGCGCTGCGCAACGCGGCGATCAACCACGTCACCCAGGTGGCGACCCACTTCAAGGGCCAGATCTACGCCTGGGACGTGGTGAACGAGGCGTTCGCCGACGGCGGTGGCGGCGGGCGCCGCGACTCCAACCTCCAGCGCACCGGCAACGACTGGATCGAGGCGGCCTTCCGGGCCGCGCGGGCCGCCGACCCGGGCGCGAAGCTCTGCTACAACGACTACAACACCGACGGGATCAACGCGAAGTCGACGGGCGTCTACAACATGGTGCGGGACTTCAAGTCCCGCGGCGTGCCGATCGACTGCGTCGGCTTCCAGTCGCACCTGGGCACCACGATCCCGGGCGACTACCAGGCCAACCTGCAGCGCTTCGCCGACCTCGGCGTGGACGTGCAGATCACCGAGCTGGACGTGATGACCGGCGGCAACCAGGCGAACATCTTCGGCACGGTCACCCGCTCCTGCATGGCGGTGTCGCGCTGCACCGGCATCACCGTGTGGGGCGTGCGCGACTGCGACTCGTGGCGCGGCTCGGACAACGCGCTGCTCTTCGACTGCGCCGGCAACAAGAAGGCCGCGTACACGTCGGTGCTGAACGCGCTCAACGCCGGCGGGACCAGCACGCCGCCGCCGACGACGCCGGGCAACCCGACCACCCCGCCGCCGAACCCGACCACGCCGCCGCCGGGTACGGGTGGCTGTTCGGCGACGGTGTCGCTGAACTCGTGGACCGGTGGTTTCGTGGCCACGATCAAGGTGACCGCCGGTTCGAGCGGCACCCGGGGCTGGACGGTGAGCGTGACGCTTCCCGGTGGCGCCAGCGTCACCAACACCTGGAGCGCGACCGCCAGCGGTTCCACCGGGACGGTGCGGTTCGCCAACGTGGACTACAACGGCCAGCTCGGCGCCGGCCAGAGCACCGAGTTCGGGTTCCAGGGCAACGGCAGCGCGTCCGGCCTCACGCCCACCTGCTCCGCCAGCTGATCCGCCCGCCGGCCCGGCCCGCGTCACCGTGGGCCGGGCCGGCGGCTCCGTACCCCATCGTGGAGGAACCGTCGATGAGAGCGAAGATCGCGCTGCTCGCGGCCGTGCTGGCGACGGCCCTGGCGACGGCGACCGCCGTCGTCACCGCCGCCGGCCCGGCGTCCGCCGCCGCGCTCACCCAGGTGACCAACTTCGGGACCAACCCGACCAACCTGCAGATGCACCTGTACGTGCCGGACCGGCTCCCGTCCCGGCCGGCCCTGCTGCTGGTCCTGCACTACTGCACCGGCAGCGGCCCGGCGATGCACACCGGATCCGGCTACAGCCCGTTGGCCGACCGCTACGGCTTCATCGTGATCTACCCGTCGGTGACCCGCAGCAGCAAGTGCTGGGACGTGTCGTCACCGCAGGCGCTGCGGCGCGGTGGTGGTAGCGACCCGGTCGGTCTCAAGTCGATGATCGACTACGTGTCGAGCCGTTACCCGGTCGACCCGGCCCGCATCGGCGTCGCCGGCGCTTCGTCCGGCGCGATGATGACGAACGTGATGGCCGGCGTCTACCCGGACGTGTTCCACGCCGGGGTCAGCTCGTCCGGCGTGCCGTTCGGCTGCTTCGCCACCACCAACGGCTCGGAGTGGAACAGCGAGTGCTCCGGCGGGCGGATCACCAAGACCCCGCAGCAGTGGGGGGACCTGGTCCGCAACGCCTACCCGGGCTACACCGGCCGGCGTCCCCGGATGCAGATCTGGCACGGCACCACGGACACCACGCTGAGCTACGTCAACTTCGGCGAGCAGATCAAGCAGTGGACGAACGTGCTGGGTGTCTCGCAGACGCCGAGCATGACGGACTACCCGCAGGCCAGCGCCGTCCGGACCCGCTACGGAGGCACCGGCGGCACTCCGCCGGTGGAGGCGATCAGCTTCCAGGGCTACGGTCACTCGATCCCGTTCGACGCCGCCCAGGCGGTGCGGTTCCT encodes:
- a CDS encoding PHB depolymerase family esterase; the protein is MRAKIALLAAVLATALATATAVVTAAGPASAAALTQVTNFGTNPTNLQMHLYVPDRLPSRPALLLVLHYCTGSGPAMHTGSGYSPLADRYGFIVIYPSVTRSSKCWDVSSPQALRRGGGSDPVGLKSMIDYVSSRYPVDPARIGVAGASSGAMMTNVMAGVYPDVFHAGVSSSGVPFGCFATTNGSEWNSECSGGRITKTPQQWGDLVRNAYPGYTGRRPRMQIWHGTTDTTLSYVNFGEQIKQWTNVLGVSQTPSMTDYPQASAVRTRYGGTGGTPPVEAISFQGYGHSIPFDAAQAVRFLGFDGTGATTPPPSPTTPAPSPTTPSPGPTTPPPGPTTPPPSTGGCSATVSLNSWTGGFVATVKVTAGSGGTRGWSVAVTLPGGVSVTNTWSATASGSSGAVRFTNVDYNGQLAAGQSTEFGFQGNGSASNLTPTCTAA
- a CDS encoding endo-1,4-beta-xylanase; its protein translation is MRPTRALLSTGLLAGALAAGMAVALAPTASAGTTLRASAAEKGRYFGAAVATGKLSDNTYVTVLNREFNSVVPENEMKWDATEPQQGRFNYTGGDRLVSHARANGMSVRGHTLLWHAQQPSWAQGLSGTALRNAAINHVTQVATHFKGQIYAWDVVNEAFADGGGGGRRDSNLQRTGNDWIEAAFRAARAADPGAKLCYNDYNTDGINAKSTGVYNMVRDFKSRGVPIDCVGFQSHLGTTIPGDYQANLQRFADLGVDVQITELDVMTGGNQANIFGTVTRSCMAVSRCTGITVWGVRDCDSWRGSDNALLFDCAGNKKAAYTSVLNALNAGGTSTPPPTTPGNPTTPPPNPTTPPPGTGGCSATVSLNSWTGGFVATIKVTAGSSGTRGWTVSVTLPGGASVTNTWSATASGSTGTVRFANVDYNGQLGAGQSTEFGFQGNGSASGLTPTCSAS